The following coding sequences are from one Leguminivora glycinivorella isolate SPB_JAAS2020 chromosome 7, LegGlyc_1.1, whole genome shotgun sequence window:
- the LOC125227751 gene encoding uncharacterized protein LOC125227751, translating into MVNYKRVVCEVAVVLALAAAVAAAPTSSPDCHYDQRQNGSENYRLNIDGVVIAVAPADSLLAAASEIDLSDLLDLSELDGPSSQKPQLEPKPEDGKPQEKPQDKPDEKPDLSVLDVSQNTVKEQKQAFTRKQEKAHRLKNRLAQFLLPLLRKTRHH; encoded by the exons ATGGTCAACTACAAGCGCGTCGTGTGCGAGGTGGCGGTGGTGCTGGCGCTGGCGGCGGCCGTGGCCGCGGCGCCCACCTCCAGCCCCGACTGCCACTACGACCAGCGGCAGAACGGCTCCGAGAACTACCGCCTCAACATCGACGGCGTCGTCATCGCCGTCGCGCCCGCCGACTCGCTGCTGGCCGCGGCCTCCGAGATCGACCTGAGCGACCTCCTGGACCTGTCGGAGTTGGACGGGCCGTCGTCGCAGAAGCCGCAGCTGGAGCCGAAGCCGGAGGACGGCAAGCCGCAGGAGAAGCCCCAGGACAAGCCGGACGAGAAGCCCGACCTGTCCGTGCTCGACGTCAGCCAGAACACTGTGAAGGAGCAGAAGCAAGCTTTCACGAGGAAGCAGGAAAAAGCTCACAG ACTGAAGAATCGCCTAGCTCAATTCCTGCTGCCCCTGCTGAGAAAGACCCGCCACCACTAA